Proteins from a single region of Nitratidesulfovibrio sp.:
- a CDS encoding TrkA family potassium uptake protein: MVNVAKRLEIGIVGLGKFGLQLGRTLTEMGHTVVGLDTGESRVRLAQDVLAQVYQANAADIAVLQQLRFQDLDIVFVSVGDSMETSLLVVLNLQELGARKIGVKAASIEHRKVLTRLGVDLVILPEHDVATHVAHRLANPGMLDLLPLGGGVLVQELVVDKWAGRTLMDLKLVNDHGVMVVAVKPLGSKEYRFVPQAHETLDRGDALVVIGKQDDVLRLVP, translated from the coding sequence ATGGTGAATGTGGCGAAGAGACTGGAAATCGGCATCGTGGGCCTTGGCAAGTTCGGCCTGCAACTGGGCCGCACCCTGACCGAGATGGGCCATACCGTGGTGGGGCTGGACACCGGCGAGAGCCGCGTGCGCCTTGCCCAGGACGTGCTGGCGCAGGTCTACCAGGCCAACGCGGCAGACATCGCGGTATTGCAGCAACTGCGCTTCCAGGACCTCGACATCGTGTTCGTGAGCGTGGGCGATTCCATGGAAACCTCGCTCCTGGTGGTGCTGAACCTTCAGGAGCTTGGCGCGCGCAAGATCGGGGTCAAGGCGGCCTCCATCGAGCACCGCAAGGTGCTCACGCGGCTCGGCGTTGACCTGGTGATCCTGCCGGAACACGACGTGGCCACCCACGTGGCCCACCGGCTGGCCAACCCCGGCATGCTCGACCTGCTGCCGCTGGGCGGCGGGGTGCTGGTGCAGGAACTGGTGGTGGACAAATGGGCCGGACGCACCCTGATGGACCTGAAGCTGGTCAACGACCACGGGGTCATGGTGGTGGCCGTGAAACCGTTAGGCAGCAAGGAATACCGCTTCGTACCGCAGGCGCACGAAACACTGGACCGTGGGGATGCGCTGGTGGTCATCGGCAAGCAGGATGATGTGTTGCGGCTGGTGCCGTAA
- a CDS encoding TrkH family potassium uptake protein, which translates to MLRRRLFSPLILPVYSFAATILAGAVLLYLDISHAPSADEAGISFVDALFTATSAVCVTGLTVADTGTTFSLAGQWIILALIQLGGLGIMTYSSLLVFLLRRRVSLTDRLAVGQALMHDPSFHLGRFLYRLVRTILCIELAAACLLYIFAPQGMGAFGALFHAVSAFCNAGFGLRPDNLMPWQEHAGVNLVIMFLIVVGGIGFSVIDELLGAARTKLSGRPYRPLSRHTRLVLTTTAFLIVAGAALIWLAEYLSDYTGLSPTGLVLPAFFQSVTCRTAGFNTLDIARLTDFTLMVMICLMFVGGSPGSCAGGIKTTSFRVLAGFVEMQLRGRRQNVLLGRAVDTPTQTKALTLFLFAIIVVTVGTMLLSLTEGGISPHTHARFQQLDLMFEVVSAFGTVGLTTGVTPHLSVPGKILITLLMFIGRIGPVWLLATLQHLQSEPKFRWPEVDYPIG; encoded by the coding sequence ATGCTCCGCCGTCGCCTGTTCTCGCCCCTCATCCTGCCGGTGTACTCGTTCGCGGCCACCATACTTGCCGGGGCCGTGCTGCTGTACCTGGACATCAGTCATGCCCCTTCGGCGGACGAGGCCGGGATATCCTTCGTGGATGCGCTGTTCACCGCAACGTCCGCCGTCTGCGTCACCGGGCTGACCGTTGCGGACACGGGCACCACGTTCAGCCTGGCCGGGCAATGGATCATCCTTGCGCTCATCCAGCTTGGCGGCCTTGGCATCATGACCTATTCCAGCCTACTGGTGTTCCTGCTGCGGCGGCGCGTGTCGCTTACCGACAGGCTGGCCGTGGGCCAGGCCCTGATGCACGACCCCTCGTTTCATCTGGGGCGATTCCTGTACCGGCTGGTGCGCACCATCCTGTGCATCGAACTGGCGGCGGCATGCCTGCTGTACATCTTTGCCCCGCAGGGCATGGGCGCGTTCGGCGCGCTGTTCCATGCCGTGTCGGCCTTCTGCAACGCGGGCTTCGGCCTGCGGCCCGACAACCTGATGCCGTGGCAGGAACACGCCGGGGTCAACCTGGTGATCATGTTCCTGATCGTGGTGGGGGGCATCGGCTTTTCGGTCATCGACGAACTGCTGGGGGCCGCGCGGACGAAACTTTCCGGCAGGCCCTATCGCCCCCTCAGTCGTCACACCAGGCTGGTGCTGACTACCACCGCTTTTCTCATCGTGGCCGGGGCCGCGCTGATCTGGCTGGCCGAATACCTCAGCGACTACACCGGGCTCAGCCCCACCGGGCTGGTGCTGCCCGCCTTCTTCCAGTCCGTCACCTGCCGCACGGCAGGCTTCAATACTCTGGACATCGCACGGCTGACCGACTTCACCCTGATGGTGATGATCTGCCTGATGTTCGTGGGCGGCTCACCGGGGTCGTGCGCGGGCGGCATCAAGACCACCAGCTTTCGGGTACTGGCCGGGTTCGTGGAAATGCAGTTGCGCGGCAGGCGACAGAACGTGCTGCTGGGCCGCGCCGTGGACACGCCCACCCAGACCAAGGCGCTGACTCTGTTCCTGTTCGCCATCATCGTTGTCACCGTGGGCACCATGCTGCTCAGCCTGACCGAGGGCGGCATCAGCCCGCACACCCATGCCCGGTTCCAGCAACTGGACCTGATGTTCGAGGTGGTCTCCGCCTTCGGCACCGTGGGCCTGACCACCGGCGTCACCCCGCACCTGAGCGTGCCCGGCAAGATTTTGATAACCCTGCTGATGTTCATCGGGCGTATCGGCCCCGTCTGGCTGCTGGCCACCTTGCAGCATTTGCAGAGCGAACCCAAGTTCCGCTGGCCCGAGGTGGACTACCCCATCGGGTAG
- a CDS encoding malic enzyme-like NAD(P)-binding protein, whose translation MALFTKEEALRYHSCGHAGKVEVVPVKPCATQKHLSMAYTPGVAEVCRAIHADVSLGYDYTNKGNLVAVVSNGTAVLGLGNIGPLAGKPVMEGKGVLFKIFADVDVYDLSIDQKDPKKIIEFVKMLEPTFGGINLEDIKAPECFEVEQTLIEQMDIPVFHDDQHGTAIISGAGLIAALELTNRKPEDVKLVISGAGAAAIACTRFFESLGVQRKNVFMFDSRGLINKGRTDLNPQKLEFAQERDHGSLAEVMRGADCFLGLSVGGMVTQDMVRSMAPNPIIFACANPDPEISYEDARAARADVVMATGRSDYPNQINNVLGFPFIFRGALDTRASAINEEMKLAAARALAALAREPVPAEVLAAYGISELAFGVDYIIPKALDPRVIEWVAPAVAEAAMRTGVARRQLDLAAYKVELRERMQAARARIGQFINTYGLDF comes from the coding sequence ATGGCCCTGTTCACCAAGGAAGAGGCGCTACGCTACCACTCCTGCGGCCACGCCGGGAAGGTCGAGGTGGTTCCCGTAAAGCCCTGCGCCACCCAGAAGCATCTTTCCATGGCCTACACCCCCGGCGTTGCCGAGGTGTGCCGTGCCATCCACGCAGACGTGTCGCTGGGCTACGACTACACCAACAAGGGCAACCTTGTGGCCGTGGTCAGCAACGGCACGGCGGTGCTGGGACTTGGCAACATCGGGCCGCTGGCGGGCAAGCCGGTGATGGAAGGCAAGGGCGTACTGTTCAAGATTTTCGCGGACGTGGATGTGTACGACCTGTCCATCGACCAGAAAGACCCCAAGAAGATCATCGAATTCGTGAAGATGCTGGAACCCACCTTCGGCGGCATCAACCTTGAGGACATCAAGGCGCCGGAGTGCTTCGAGGTGGAACAGACGCTCATCGAACAGATGGACATTCCGGTGTTCCACGACGACCAGCACGGCACGGCCATCATTTCGGGCGCGGGGCTCATCGCCGCGCTTGAGTTGACGAACCGCAAGCCAGAGGACGTCAAGCTGGTCATCAGCGGTGCGGGGGCTGCGGCCATCGCCTGCACCAGGTTTTTCGAATCGCTCGGCGTACAGCGCAAGAACGTGTTCATGTTCGATTCGCGCGGGCTCATCAACAAGGGCCGTACCGACCTGAACCCCCAGAAGCTGGAATTCGCGCAGGAACGGGACCACGGCAGCCTCGCCGAGGTCATGCGCGGGGCAGACTGCTTCCTGGGCCTTTCCGTGGGCGGCATGGTCACCCAGGACATGGTGCGCTCCATGGCCCCGAACCCCATCATCTTCGCCTGCGCCAACCCCGACCCGGAAATCTCGTACGAAGACGCCAGGGCCGCCCGCGCCGACGTGGTCATGGCCACCGGGCGCTCCGACTACCCCAACCAGATCAACAACGTGCTGGGCTTTCCGTTCATCTTCCGGGGCGCCCTGGACACCCGCGCCAGCGCCATCAACGAGGAAATGAAGCTGGCCGCGGCCCGCGCCCTGGCCGCCCTTGCGCGCGAGCCCGTGCCCGCCGAGGTGTTGGCCGCCTATGGCATCTCGGAACTGGCGTTCGGGGTGGACTACATCATCCCCAAGGCGCTGGACCCGCGCGTCATCGAATGGGTGGCCCCGGCCGTGGCCGAAGCCGCCATGCGCACCGGCGTGGCGCGCCGCCAACTGGACCTGGCCGCCTACAAGGTGGAACTGCGCGAGCGCATGCAGGCCGCGCGTGCCCGCATCGGGCAGTTTATTAATACCTACGGCTTGGATTTTTAG
- a CDS encoding leucyl aminopeptidase: protein MDIRFQVGGPAQWRADAVIVFLFEGDALADVVPELLEAAPWLGIAPAVRDFRGKKDEVAVFHGHPALAVPRVIAAGLGKREAFAATAPAGLRVAAGAALRRCRELKIETVSIDAVALARVAEAGDAAPAWSPVEEAVCGALLGLYRYDRFKTNGAGNGGGNAGSENGEDARFEPRWLALLCAEASVPDDLHAAARRGEAAAAGVALARDLVNGPPNFVTPGHLAEQAVAIARKYGMQARSLGRAELVEMGMGAFASVFRGAEEEPRLVVIEHAPKGTEDQKPLVFVGKGITFDTGGISLKPAAKMHEMKGDMAGAAAILGLFEALGRSDVPRRVVGIMPCTENMPDGRATRPGDIVTTLSGKTVEILNTDAEGRLVLCDALTWAQREYAPEVVVDLATLTGACVVALGMDVAAVFANDDELSGRIRTVGDVVGDRFWPLPLWDMYFENLKSDVADIANVGPREGGAVNAALFLKQFVDKGVRWAHLDIAGPAYTAKKSSICPGGGTGFAVRTLLELVRGGV from the coding sequence GTGGACATTCGCTTTCAGGTGGGCGGTCCTGCCCAGTGGCGCGCGGATGCGGTGATCGTGTTCCTGTTCGAGGGCGACGCCCTTGCGGACGTGGTGCCGGAACTGCTGGAGGCAGCGCCGTGGCTGGGCATTGCCCCGGCGGTGCGCGATTTTCGGGGCAAGAAGGACGAGGTTGCCGTGTTCCACGGGCACCCGGCCCTGGCGGTGCCGCGTGTGATCGCGGCGGGCCTTGGCAAGCGCGAGGCGTTCGCGGCCACGGCCCCTGCCGGGCTGCGCGTGGCGGCGGGAGCGGCCCTGCGCCGCTGCCGCGAACTGAAGATCGAGACGGTGAGTATTGACGCGGTGGCCCTGGCCCGCGTGGCAGAGGCTGGCGATGCGGCCCCTGCATGGTCCCCCGTCGAGGAGGCCGTGTGCGGGGCGCTGCTGGGGCTGTACCGTTACGATCGGTTCAAGACCAACGGTGCTGGCAACGGGGGCGGGAACGCCGGTTCCGAAAACGGTGAAGACGCCCGCTTCGAGCCGCGCTGGCTGGCCCTGTTGTGCGCCGAAGCCTCGGTGCCGGACGACCTGCACGCCGCCGCCCGCCGGGGCGAGGCAGCCGCCGCCGGGGTGGCCCTGGCGCGCGACCTTGTCAACGGTCCGCCCAACTTCGTCACCCCCGGCCATCTGGCCGAGCAGGCCGTGGCCATCGCCAGGAAGTACGGCATGCAGGCCCGCTCGCTGGGCCGCGCCGAACTGGTGGAGATGGGCATGGGGGCCTTTGCCTCGGTCTTCCGCGGCGCCGAGGAGGAACCCCGGCTGGTGGTCATCGAGCATGCTCCCAAGGGTACCGAGGACCAGAAGCCGCTGGTGTTCGTGGGCAAGGGCATCACCTTCGACACGGGCGGCATCAGCCTGAAGCCCGCCGCCAAGATGCACGAGATGAAGGGCGACATGGCGGGCGCGGCGGCCATCCTTGGCCTGTTCGAGGCGCTGGGTCGTTCCGACGTGCCCCGCCGGGTGGTGGGCATCATGCCCTGCACCGAGAACATGCCCGATGGCCGGGCCACCCGCCCCGGCGACATCGTGACCACCCTGTCCGGCAAGACGGTGGAGATACTCAACACCGACGCCGAAGGGCGGTTGGTGCTGTGCGACGCCCTGACCTGGGCGCAGCGCGAATACGCCCCCGAGGTGGTGGTGGACCTGGCCACTCTGACCGGGGCCTGCGTGGTGGCGCTGGGCATGGACGTGGCGGCGGTGTTCGCCAACGACGACGAACTGTCGGGGCGCATCCGTACCGTGGGCGATGTGGTGGGCGACCGCTTCTGGCCCCTGCCGCTGTGGGACATGTACTTCGAGAACCTGAAGAGCGACGTGGCCGACATCGCCAACGTGGGCCCGCGCGAGGGCGGGGCCGTCAACGCGGCGCTGTTTCTGAAGCAGTTCGTGGACAAGGGCGTGCGCTGGGCGCATCTGGACATTGCCGGTCCGGCCTACACCGCCAAGAAAAGCTCCATCTGCCCCGGCGGCGGCACCGGCTTTGCGGTGCGCACGCTGCTGGAACTGGTGCGCGGCGGCGTGTAG
- a CDS encoding diguanylate cyclase, with translation MLEKNRLHRCMNALLANGLQDDADPETARVTGVANLFYGVTALFSSVMGVLDFIQGQNTFTLFLLVMLGLALFGLFWVGRTGRHVLPSTTLVLALFCLSLYMVSHGGVEGSGFVWLFIFPPVVMLTFGLSVGILLMSALLLGVGAILFLPGDPFLYADYSQAFRIRYIVALLCCGIFAGLAEYTRRHTQRLLILLTQQLAESARTDELTGLANRRALCERLEYEQVRARRTGRPLSIAICDIDHFKSVNDCYGHQCGDQVLQSVAGLLHDNLRHQDTICRWGGEEFLLLLPETDEAGAARLAEKLRGQVEAMEYSYHGIPVSVTLSFGVHTCGPEGDIDYHIRKADQKLYLAKEQGRNRVFAGEVPDIFLPEGLMLDEEEA, from the coding sequence GTGCTCGAAAAGAACAGGTTGCACCGCTGCATGAACGCCCTGCTGGCCAACGGCCTGCAGGACGACGCCGACCCGGAGACCGCGCGCGTCACCGGCGTGGCGAACCTGTTCTATGGCGTCACCGCGCTGTTCTCTTCGGTAATGGGGGTGCTGGATTTCATCCAGGGCCAGAACACCTTCACCCTGTTCCTGCTGGTGATGCTGGGCCTTGCCCTGTTCGGGCTGTTCTGGGTGGGCCGCACCGGACGCCACGTACTGCCCAGCACCACGCTGGTTCTGGCCCTGTTCTGCCTGTCGCTGTACATGGTGTCCCATGGCGGGGTGGAGGGCAGCGGCTTTGTGTGGCTGTTCATCTTTCCGCCCGTGGTCATGCTGACCTTCGGCCTGTCCGTCGGCATACTGCTGATGAGCGCCCTGCTGCTGGGGGTGGGGGCCATCCTGTTCCTGCCGGGCGATCCCTTCCTGTACGCCGACTATTCGCAGGCCTTCCGCATCCGCTACATTGTGGCCCTGCTGTGCTGCGGCATCTTCGCAGGGCTTGCGGAATACACCCGCCGCCACACCCAGCGCCTGCTCATCCTGCTTACCCAGCAACTGGCCGAAAGCGCCCGCACCGATGAACTGACCGGCCTCGCCAACCGCCGCGCCCTGTGTGAACGGCTGGAATACGAGCAGGTGCGCGCCCGCCGCACCGGCAGGCCGCTGTCCATCGCCATCTGCGACATCGACCACTTCAAGTCGGTAAACGACTGTTACGGCCACCAGTGCGGCGACCAGGTGCTGCAATCGGTGGCCGGGCTGCTGCACGACAACCTGCGCCACCAGGACACCATCTGCCGCTGGGGCGGCGAGGAATTCCTGCTGCTGCTTCCGGAAACCGACGAGGCCGGGGCCGCACGGCTGGCCGAAAAGCTACGCGGCCAGGTGGAAGCCATGGAGTATTCCTACCACGGCATCCCCGTCAGCGTTACCCTGTCCTTTGGCGTGCACACCTGCGGCCCGGAAGGCGACATCGACTACCACATCCGCAAGGCCGACCAGAAACTGTACCTGGCCAAGGAACAGGGCCGCAACCGGGTGTTCGCCGGGGAAGTACCCGACATCTTCCTGCCCGAGGGGTTGATGCTGGACGAAGAGGAAGCCTAG
- the speA gene encoding biosynthetic arginine decarboxylase has protein sequence MARNRTLQQWSVEDSAELYGIRNWGAGYFDVAQSGDVVVYPFGDNRGPAVSIPEIIRGMRERGYDMPVLLRIENILDSQITSLHQSFRKAIGSLGYKGEYRGIFPIKVNQQQQVVEKIAQFGSRYHHGLEVGSKAELIAAVSQLRDHEACLVCNGYKDEEFIDLGLHAVRMGYKCFFVLEMASELPLILERAKCLGVRPLIGVRAKLSVKAGGHWTDSGGERSTFGLTTAQIVDVVDLLKDHDMLDCFQLLHYHLGSQVPNIRDIRAAVMEACRIYGGLVAEGAAMGYLDLGGGLAVDYDGSHTNYVSSRNYSLDEYCADIIEAVMNILDEEGIAHPHIVTESGRATVAYYSMLLFNILDVSRVEIGNLPDILPDDCPEPVRNMREALAGLTLRNLQECYNDAVYYRDEVRQQFLTGRITLRERTLGERYFWAIMKRIAQEKQKLKHVPKDLAEIDVALADIYYGNFSVFQSLPDSWAIDQLFPVVPLHRLNELPSRQGILSDITCDSDGRIDHFIDPQGVKGTLDLHPLKDGEEYYLGVFLVGAYQETLGDLHNLLGDTNVVSVRVHEDGSYEFVRELRGDSVADILSYVEYDPRRIIDDIREAAEQAVREGRITPSDRYRVMQAYEDGLRGYTYFER, from the coding sequence TTGGCAAGAAACCGTACGCTGCAACAGTGGAGTGTCGAAGACTCCGCTGAGCTCTATGGCATCCGCAATTGGGGTGCCGGGTACTTCGATGTCGCCCAGAGTGGTGATGTCGTGGTCTATCCTTTCGGAGACAACCGCGGTCCTGCCGTAAGCATCCCGGAAATCATCCGGGGCATGCGGGAGCGCGGCTATGACATGCCGGTGCTCCTGCGCATCGAGAACATTCTCGATTCCCAGATCACCAGTCTTCACCAATCCTTCCGCAAGGCCATCGGGTCGCTCGGCTACAAGGGCGAATACCGGGGCATCTTCCCCATCAAGGTCAATCAGCAGCAGCAGGTGGTCGAAAAGATCGCCCAGTTCGGTTCGCGCTACCACCACGGTCTCGAGGTGGGCAGCAAGGCCGAACTCATCGCCGCCGTCTCGCAACTGCGTGACCACGAGGCCTGCCTTGTCTGCAACGGCTACAAGGACGAGGAATTCATCGACCTTGGCCTGCACGCCGTGCGCATGGGCTACAAGTGCTTCTTCGTGCTGGAAATGGCCAGCGAGCTGCCGTTGATTCTCGAACGCGCCAAGTGCCTTGGCGTGCGCCCGCTCATCGGCGTGCGCGCCAAGCTGTCCGTGAAGGCGGGTGGCCACTGGACCGATTCCGGCGGCGAGCGCTCCACCTTCGGCCTGACCACGGCCCAGATCGTCGACGTGGTGGACCTGCTGAAGGACCACGACATGCTCGACTGCTTCCAGCTGCTGCACTATCACTTGGGGTCGCAGGTGCCCAACATCCGCGACATCCGCGCTGCCGTCATGGAAGCCTGCCGCATCTACGGCGGCCTGGTGGCCGAAGGCGCGGCCATGGGCTATCTGGACCTTGGCGGGGGCCTAGCCGTGGACTACGACGGCTCGCACACCAACTACGTGAGCAGCCGCAACTACAGCCTGGACGAATACTGCGCGGACATCATCGAAGCGGTGATGAACATCCTCGACGAGGAAGGCATCGCCCATCCGCACATCGTCACCGAATCGGGCCGCGCCACCGTGGCCTACTACTCCATGCTGCTGTTCAACATCCTGGACGTGAGCCGCGTGGAGATAGGCAACCTGCCCGACATCCTGCCCGACGACTGCCCCGAGCCCGTGCGCAACATGCGCGAGGCGCTGGCCGGTCTTACCCTGCGCAACCTTCAGGAATGCTACAACGACGCCGTGTACTACCGCGACGAAGTGCGCCAGCAGTTCCTGACCGGGCGCATCACCCTGCGCGAACGCACCCTTGGCGAACGCTACTTCTGGGCCATCATGAAGCGCATCGCCCAGGAAAAGCAGAAGCTGAAGCACGTCCCCAAGGATCTTGCCGAGATAGACGTGGCCCTGGCCGACATCTACTACGGCAACTTCAGCGTGTTCCAGTCGCTGCCCGATTCGTGGGCCATCGACCAGCTGTTTCCGGTGGTGCCCCTGCACCGCCTGAACGAGCTGCCCTCGCGCCAGGGCATCCTGTCCGACATCACCTGCGACAGCGACGGCCGCATCGACCACTTCATCGACCCGCAAGGCGTGAAGGGCACCCTGGACCTGCACCCCCTGAAGGACGGCGAGGAATACTACCTCGGCGTGTTCCTGGTGGGGGCGTATCAGGAAACCCTGGGCGACCTGCACAACCTGCTGGGCGACACCAACGTGGTTTCGGTGCGCGTGCACGAGGACGGCAGCTACGAATTCGTGCGCGAACTGCGCGGCGATTCCGTGGCGGACATCCTGTCGTATGTGGAATACGACCCCCGCCGCATCATCGACGACATCCGCGAGGCGGCGGAACAGGCCGTGCGCGAGGGGCGCATCACCCCCTCCGACCGGTACCGGGTGATGCAGGCGTATGAGGATGGGTTGCGGGGGTACACCTACTTCGAACGCTAA
- a CDS encoding saccharopine dehydrogenase family protein — MARVLIIGAGGVGGVVVHKCAQVPSVFSEIMLASRTKSKCDAIAADVKARTGRTIETARVDADNVPELVALIRAYKPDMVLNIALPYQDLTIMDACLETGVHYLDTANYEPLDEAKFEYKWQWAYQERFEKAGLMALLGSGFDPGVTNVFCAYVMKHLLDEVHVLDIIDCNAGDHGHPFATNFNPEINIREVTARGRYWERGEWVETDPLSWSMNYDFPEGIGAKKCFLMYHEELESLVQNLNGLKRARFWMTFSDNYLNHLKVLENVGMTRIDEVEHDGKKIVPIQFLRALLPDPASLGPRTKGKTCIGCLMQGVKDGKPKTVYIYNVCDHQECYREVGSQAISYTTGVPAMIGAMMMMTGKWSGKGVYNMEQLDPDPFMDALNKHGLPWVVVEK; from the coding sequence ATGGCACGTGTCCTCATCATCGGCGCTGGCGGCGTGGGCGGCGTGGTCGTCCACAAGTGCGCGCAGGTTCCCTCCGTATTTTCCGAAATCATGCTGGCAAGCCGCACCAAGTCGAAGTGCGACGCCATCGCCGCAGACGTGAAGGCCCGCACCGGGCGCACCATTGAAACGGCCCGGGTCGACGCCGACAACGTGCCCGAGCTGGTGGCGCTGATCCGCGCGTACAAGCCGGACATGGTGCTGAACATCGCCCTGCCGTACCAGGACCTGACCATCATGGACGCCTGCCTCGAAACCGGCGTGCACTACCTGGACACCGCCAACTACGAGCCGCTGGACGAGGCCAAGTTCGAGTACAAGTGGCAGTGGGCCTATCAGGAGCGCTTCGAGAAGGCCGGGCTGATGGCCCTTCTGGGCAGCGGCTTCGACCCCGGCGTGACCAACGTGTTCTGCGCCTACGTCATGAAGCACCTGCTGGACGAGGTGCACGTGCTCGACATCATCGACTGCAACGCGGGCGACCACGGGCACCCCTTTGCCACCAACTTCAACCCGGAAATCAACATCCGTGAAGTGACCGCGCGCGGCCGCTACTGGGAACGGGGCGAGTGGGTGGAAACCGATCCCCTGTCGTGGTCCATGAACTACGATTTTCCGGAGGGCATCGGCGCCAAGAAGTGCTTCCTCATGTATCACGAGGAACTGGAATCGCTGGTGCAGAACCTGAATGGCCTGAAGCGCGCCCGGTTCTGGATGACCTTTTCGGACAATTACCTGAACCACCTGAAGGTGCTGGAAAACGTGGGCATGACCCGCATCGACGAAGTGGAGCACGACGGCAAGAAGATCGTGCCCATCCAGTTCCTGCGCGCGCTGCTGCCCGACCCGGCATCCCTCGGCCCGCGCACCAAGGGCAAGACCTGCATCGGCTGCCTGATGCAGGGGGTGAAGGACGGCAAGCCCAAGACCGTCTACATCTACAACGTGTGCGACCATCAGGAATGCTACCGCGAGGTGGGATCGCAGGCCATTTCGTACACCACTGGCGTGCCCGCCATGATCGGCGCCATGATGATGATGACCGGCAAGTGGTCCGGCAAGGGCGTGTACAACATGGAGCAGCTGGACCCCGACCCGTTCATGGACGCCCTGAACAAGCACGGCTTGCCGTGGGTTGTGGTTGAAAAATAG
- the nspC gene encoding carboxynorspermidine decarboxylase, producing the protein MMDQAYLAKLDPTRFPSPCFVVDEARIEANAAILDTVQRRTGAKVLLALKGFAMWSLFPLLSRAHGGVLHGTCASSPHEARLGREEFGGEVHAFAAGYSAADMAELVTLADHLVFNSFAQWDRFRPAVAAAGRPIECGMRINPEHSEGAVAIYNPCSPGSRLGVRPHHFEAALAEAAARGQDALDGISGLHFHTLCEQDADALDRTLHAVEAKFGAHLSRMKWLNFGGGHHITRPGYDLDLLCRCIDRMQQKYGVRVYIEPGEAVALNAGVLLCTVLDVVQADMPVAILDTSAAAHMPDVLEMPYRPGCIGSGLPGEKAWTCRFAGKSCLAGDVIGEYSFDAPLQPGDRLAFLDMAIYSMVKTTTFNGLQLPAIARYRSADADGDAVGRGARREVVRSFGYEAFKYRLS; encoded by the coding sequence ATGATGGACCAAGCCTATCTCGCCAAGCTCGACCCCACCCGCTTCCCGTCCCCGTGCTTTGTGGTGGACGAGGCCCGCATAGAGGCAAATGCCGCCATTCTGGACACGGTGCAGCGCCGCACCGGGGCAAAGGTGCTGCTGGCGCTGAAGGGCTTTGCCATGTGGAGCCTGTTTCCGCTGCTGTCGCGCGCGCACGGCGGGGTGCTGCACGGCACCTGCGCCAGTTCCCCGCACGAGGCGCGGCTGGGCCGCGAGGAATTCGGGGGCGAGGTGCACGCCTTTGCCGCCGGGTACAGCGCTGCGGACATGGCCGAATTGGTGACCCTGGCCGATCATCTGGTGTTCAACTCGTTCGCGCAGTGGGACCGGTTTCGCCCGGCGGTGGCGGCGGCGGGGCGGCCCATCGAGTGCGGCATGCGCATCAATCCGGAGCACTCGGAAGGGGCGGTGGCCATCTACAACCCCTGCTCGCCGGGTTCGCGCCTGGGGGTGCGGCCCCACCACTTCGAGGCCGCCCTGGCCGAGGCGGCGGCGCGCGGCCAGGACGCGCTGGACGGCATATCCGGCCTGCATTTCCACACCCTGTGCGAGCAGGACGCCGACGCGCTGGACCGCACCCTGCACGCGGTGGAGGCGAAGTTCGGCGCGCATCTTTCGCGCATGAAATGGCTGAACTTCGGCGGCGGGCATCACATCACCCGTCCCGGCTACGACCTTGACCTGCTGTGCCGGTGCATCGACCGCATGCAGCAGAAGTACGGGGTGCGGGTGTATATCGAGCCGGGCGAGGCCGTGGCCCTGAACGCCGGGGTGCTGCTGTGCACCGTGCTGGACGTGGTGCAGGCCGACATGCCCGTTGCCATTCTGGACACCTCTGCCGCCGCGCACATGCCCGACGTGCTGGAAATGCCCTATCGCCCCGGCTGCATCGGTTCCGGCCTGCCGGGCGAGAAGGCGTGGACCTGCCGTTTCGCGGGCAAGTCGTGCCTGGCGGGCGATGTCATCGGCGAATACTCGTTCGACGCGCCCCTGCAACCCGGCGACCGGCTGGCCTTCCTGGACATGGCCATCTACAGCATGGTCAAGACCACCACCTTCAACGGGCTGCAACTGCCCGCCATTGCCCGCTACCGGTCGGCAGACGCGGATGGCGATGCCGTCGGGCGGGGCGCGCGGCGCGAGGTGGTGCGCTCCTTCGGGTACGAGGCGTTCAAGTACCGCCTGTCCTGA